In the genome of Halodesulfovibrio sp. MK-HDV, the window AACAAAAGCAGGGAGGTAACGTCATGAAAATCAAATCAAGCAACAAAAGTCCAGAGGGCTCAATAATTGCTAGTCAGTTTTTGGGAGAGATTGATTACGTTGATTCATTTCAGGTGATAGTTCCTGATAAGAATGAATCAGTTGATTATATAACGAGTTGCATTTTCTCAGCGCTGCCTGATTGGGGCGAAATGCTACTGGCTCTCCGCAATACTATTGTTAAACCATTTGGCCTTGAAGTTTCTAGCGAGCGTCCGGAACGTCTCAATGATCCAGATGTGCAATACGAGATAGGTGATAAAGCTGTGTTGTTTCCGATTGTTGATAGAAATGTTTCTGAGATCGTGATGGGCAAAGATGATACGCATCTTGATTTCAAATGTTCTGTGTTAGCAGAGAAGACGGAAAATGAACGATGTACAGTTAGTCTAACAACAATTGTTTCTTTTCATAATAGGTTTGGACGACTGTACTTCAGTTTAATAAAGCCATTTCACAAACTGCTCATAAAGCAATGTCTAAAAGGCTACCTCAAGAGGGCTGAATGTCCCAGTTGAAACGTGAATATCGTTGATTTAGTCATAAATATTTGGATAATCCACTTTGTATCTAACTTGTCATTACAATTAATCAAAATTAAATTTTTGTTTAAATCCTTTTAAAACATATAGTTAATTATATTGCGGCAAAAAGAACACAAAAAATCTTAAAAACAGGTTGACGAAGAGGGCTGGTTTACATAGAACCTCTCTCGCTGCAACGAAGCGGCCCGCACGGGTCGGAACGAAGCAGATTGTTCATTTTCAATTAACGACGCAAAATCGAAAGACAACTTCTTCGAATTTAAATTCAAAAAGAGGTTGACTCCCGAAGTGAGATAAGGCAAAACGCTTTTCGCACCTCGGAAGACAACTGGTCTTTTGTCGTCGCTTTGAAACTCTTTGACAATTAAATAGCGAATCGGATTGATTTAGAGATCAGCTAGCGTTGTTCGTTGCTTCGGTAACGGACAATTCAATACAGAATTATTAAACTGGAGAGTTTGATTCTGGCTCAGATTGAAC includes:
- a CDS encoding DUF2867 domain-containing protein; this translates as MKIKSSNKSPEGSIIASQFLGEIDYVDSFQVIVPDKNESVDYITSCIFSALPDWGEMLLALRNTIVKPFGLEVSSERPERLNDPDVQYEIGDKAVLFPIVDRNVSEIVMGKDDTHLDFKCSVLAEKTENERCTVSLTTIVSFHNRFGRLYFSLIKPFHKLLIKQCLKGYLKRAECPS